A portion of the Simkania negevensis Z genome contains these proteins:
- a CDS encoding VOC family protein, with protein sequence MYRICLFLFCLLSFSLEGKIFSRVYEKPPISAVVSFDLTVSNMARSIEFYTKILGFRKVADYQVSGEPYDTLYDLKGSRIHVVRLRLGLETLTLMEFEKPKGRPLPIDLASDDIMFQHIAIVVSDLNQAYGSLLKNQIVTISPEPQKLPSWNLASSGIQALYFRDPDGHPLELIQFPPGKGNPRWQQTHGQLFLGIDHSAITIKNTSKSLEFYQHLLGLKITGDSLNYGPEQEKLTGVKGAKVYITSLNAEQGPGIELLDYLTPNAGRDMPPDTRANDLWHWQIRLQSPELAGLHQSLVQANTFVRKILSFQNPYLDYHKAFLTRDPDGHTLLITQ encoded by the coding sequence ATGTATCGCATTTGTCTTTTCTTATTCTGCCTCCTCTCTTTCTCTCTAGAGGGAAAGATTTTCTCTAGGGTTTACGAAAAACCACCCATCAGCGCTGTTGTTTCTTTCGATCTTACCGTTAGCAATATGGCTCGCTCTATTGAGTTCTACACAAAAATTCTTGGGTTTCGAAAGGTTGCTGACTATCAAGTTTCAGGAGAGCCATACGACACACTTTACGACCTAAAAGGATCTCGTATCCACGTCGTTCGTTTGAGGCTTGGACTAGAAACGCTCACTCTGATGGAGTTTGAAAAACCGAAGGGGCGTCCCCTTCCCATCGATCTTGCTAGTGACGACATCATGTTTCAACACATCGCGATCGTCGTGAGCGACCTGAATCAAGCCTACGGGTCTCTTCTAAAAAATCAAATTGTCACCATTTCTCCTGAACCTCAAAAACTTCCTAGCTGGAACCTCGCTTCTTCTGGAATCCAGGCCCTCTATTTTCGAGATCCAGATGGCCACCCCTTAGAGCTCATCCAATTCCCGCCAGGAAAAGGAAATCCCCGCTGGCAACAAACGCACGGACAACTCTTTTTAGGGATCGACCACTCTGCTATCACAATTAAAAACACCTCAAAAAGTTTAGAGTTTTACCAACACCTTCTTGGCTTAAAAATCACAGGTGATAGCTTGAACTACGGCCCAGAGCAAGAAAAACTTACTGGTGTGAAGGGAGCAAAAGTCTATATCACCTCTTTAAACGCAGAGCAAGGGCCAGGAATCGAGCTTCTCGACTATCTCACGCCAAATGCGGGGCGGGACATGCCTCCTGATACCCGAGCCAATGATTTATGGCACTGGCAAATTCGGCTCCAATCCCCTGAGCTTGCCGGATTACACCAATCGCTTGTACAAGCAAATACCTTTGTGCGCAAGATCCTCAGCTTCCAAAACCCCTATCTCGACTACCATAAAGCCTTTCTGACTCGAGATCCAGATGGGCATACCCTCCTGATCACCCAGTAG
- a CDS encoding nucleoside hydrolase has protein sequence MLSRITFFLVAFLTTLSSLYSDLSVKHTEHPFSVVIDTDCDLDDMLAIVYLVKNPRAEVKGITTVGDGISHWEYGAQNVLNVLELIGHPRIPVSFGARDSLSPVGSYPPSWRQQADMMSGIKLPQSSVRPIAEKGADFIIDIATKHEEKLTLLCIGPLTNIALAIEKKPEIKDKIERIFIMGGALLSPGNIEGKPMGFKNRVAEYNIFLDAKAAQDVFDSGIPIILVPLDVVEHASAKPFYDMLAENRKTPAANLVYEILKPSVKNKKRMREFLWDPVTAVLFTNPNIAQYRDLKIVVNLRKGPEYGRLIMGSKGTPVQVVTQIDTDTFYDIFLKTLNRPPNLHANHSQAL, from the coding sequence ATGTTGAGCCGAATCACATTTTTTCTAGTTGCATTTTTGACAACCTTGTCATCTCTTTATTCAGATCTTTCCGTCAAACATACCGAGCATCCCTTTTCTGTCGTCATTGATACGGATTGTGATCTGGATGATATGTTGGCCATTGTTTATCTCGTAAAGAACCCGCGAGCCGAAGTAAAGGGGATTACGACAGTTGGTGATGGGATCTCTCATTGGGAATATGGAGCTCAAAATGTGCTCAATGTTTTAGAGCTCATAGGCCATCCCCGAATTCCTGTTTCCTTTGGCGCGCGCGACTCTCTCAGTCCAGTAGGTTCTTATCCTCCTAGCTGGCGTCAACAAGCAGATATGATGTCAGGAATCAAACTCCCGCAAAGTTCTGTTCGCCCTATTGCAGAAAAAGGGGCTGACTTTATCATTGATATTGCGACAAAACACGAAGAAAAGCTCACTCTTCTCTGCATCGGACCACTCACAAATATTGCTCTAGCTATTGAGAAAAAACCTGAGATCAAAGATAAAATCGAGCGGATTTTCATCATGGGAGGGGCGCTCCTTTCTCCTGGAAATATTGAGGGGAAACCCATGGGATTTAAGAACCGGGTAGCAGAGTACAATATTTTCCTCGATGCTAAAGCTGCTCAAGACGTATTCGATTCAGGTATCCCAATTATACTGGTTCCGTTAGACGTCGTAGAACATGCTTCTGCGAAGCCCTTTTACGATATGCTTGCAGAAAATCGGAAAACTCCGGCTGCAAATCTCGTGTATGAAATTCTCAAGCCATCTGTAAAAAACAAAAAGCGGATGCGAGAATTTTTGTGGGATCCCGTTACAGCTGTACTTTTTACCAATCCCAATATTGCGCAGTATCGCGACTTAAAAATCGTCGTTAACTTGCGCAAAGGTCCAGAATATGGACGCTTGATTATGGGAAGTAAAGGGACGCCAGTTCAAGTTGTGACGCAAATAGACACAGACACGTTTTATGACATCTTTCTTAAGACATTGAATCGCCCCCCAAACTTGCATGCAAACCACTCCCAAGCGCTTTAA
- a CDS encoding sulfite exporter TauE/SafE family protein has translation MYFGVEIFAFIATGLAAGILAGLLGLGGGVITIPCLILVFHFLKVPHDLVMHLAIGTSLAAMIFNTLSSFYSHYRRNGVIFDIVKPMALGVIVGSFFGAMIAKVLPGSLLQIIFGIFECLVGLKFLLPQKEVKHMRKMPKFFGLSVISLFVSTISTMLGVGGGLINVPVLTHYHVSMKKAIGTSSALSFFISLLGAVYFLLLGAGSTEYPGTFGYIFLPAFIVISITALFSAPWGVKLAHSLPTDVLRKVFGVVLMLAGIGMIIG, from the coding sequence ATGTATTTTGGAGTCGAAATTTTCGCATTCATAGCAACGGGACTTGCAGCTGGCATCTTAGCTGGTCTACTGGGTTTAGGAGGTGGAGTAATCACCATCCCTTGTTTGATTTTAGTCTTTCACTTTCTTAAAGTTCCCCATGATCTCGTCATGCACCTAGCAATTGGAACCTCTCTTGCAGCTATGATTTTTAACACTCTTTCTTCTTTTTATTCCCATTACCGAAGAAATGGGGTGATCTTTGACATTGTCAAACCAATGGCTTTAGGTGTTATCGTCGGTTCCTTTTTTGGTGCTATGATTGCCAAAGTATTGCCTGGAAGTTTGCTACAAATCATTTTCGGGATTTTTGAATGTCTCGTAGGACTGAAGTTTTTGCTTCCTCAAAAAGAAGTCAAACATATGCGTAAAATGCCAAAATTTTTTGGCCTATCGGTGATCTCACTTTTCGTCAGCACTATTTCGACTATGCTAGGTGTTGGTGGAGGATTGATCAATGTTCCCGTCTTAACCCACTACCATGTCTCGATGAAGAAAGCCATTGGAACCTCTTCAGCTCTAAGTTTCTTCATTTCTCTCTTGGGAGCCGTCTATTTCCTTCTTTTAGGTGCAGGGTCAACAGAGTATCCAGGAACCTTTGGCTATATCTTTCTTCCTGCATTTATTGTGATCAGCATTACGGCCCTTTTCTCAGCGCCATGGGGAGTGAAATTGGCTCACAGCTTACCAACAGACGTTTTGAGGAAAGTCTTTGGGGTTGTCCTCATGCTTGCAGGGATTGGAATGATTATCGGCTAG
- a CDS encoding cyclic-phosphate processing receiver domain-containing protein, with protein sequence MEFMRVFLDDELEALERKKLARGFDTWVTTAAEAIELISTGKVSEVSLDHDLGPEEVGSGYDVAKFIEEKAFLNEIPRLKWHVHSANPVGRKRMTAALTNADRFWDQSEELN encoded by the coding sequence ATGGAATTTATGCGTGTTTTTTTAGATGATGAACTCGAAGCTCTTGAAAGAAAAAAGCTCGCTCGAGGTTTTGATACATGGGTTACAACAGCTGCTGAAGCTATCGAGCTGATATCAACAGGGAAGGTATCTGAGGTTTCTCTCGATCACGATTTAGGTCCAGAAGAAGTCGGATCAGGATATGATGTCGCAAAGTTCATAGAAGAAAAAGCATTTCTAAATGAAATTCCTCGCCTTAAATGGCATGTCCATTCGGCCAATCCTGTTGGAAGAAAGAGAATGACTGCTGCTCTCACAAATGCCGACAGATTCTGGGATCAATCGGAAGAGCTAAACTAA
- the tpx gene encoding thiol peroxidase translates to MKKNPYAQDMTVITLKGSPIHTNGRLPAVGSQAPDFLLISTDLKPMSLKDYARKKLILAIVPSLDTGVCLTSAKQFEARLQNRSDIQVLFISADLPFAQKRVCGFENLKKIETLSMMRDRKFAEDYGVLLIDGPLQGIAARAVLALDENHQILYTELVPEIAQEPNYDKALTFFV, encoded by the coding sequence ATGAAAAAAAATCCATATGCTCAAGATATGACAGTGATTACATTAAAAGGTTCCCCTATTCACACCAATGGAAGGCTTCCCGCTGTTGGAAGTCAAGCCCCTGATTTTCTTTTGATTTCAACAGATCTAAAACCAATGTCTTTGAAGGACTACGCCAGGAAAAAGCTCATTCTTGCAATTGTCCCCAGTTTAGATACCGGTGTATGCCTAACATCAGCAAAACAGTTTGAAGCAAGACTACAAAACCGAAGCGATATCCAAGTTTTATTCATTTCTGCAGACCTTCCATTTGCTCAAAAACGGGTTTGTGGATTTGAAAATCTCAAAAAAATTGAAACTTTATCGATGATGCGCGATCGGAAATTTGCAGAAGATTATGGTGTGCTTCTTATCGATGGTCCCCTCCAAGGAATTGCAGCGCGCGCTGTTCTTGCCTTAGACGAAAACCATCAGATCCTTTACACCGAACTTGTTCCTGAAATAGCTCAAGAGCCCAACTACGATAAAGCGCTTACTTTTTTCGTTTAA
- a CDS encoding NAD-dependent malic enzyme — protein sequence MPEIKRSYDNNGEEVIEVDMHPKDILHNPILNKGTGFTEEERIDLGIHGLLPYHTSTIEEQVERRYANFRSKESEIDKYSFLMALQDRNETLFFNLVSKHAEEMLPYIYTPTVGDASLNFSYLYNQNRGIYLSYPFKDRMDEMVARIPKERVDVIVVTDGGRILGLGDLGVGGMAIPVGKLSLYTLFGGIHPDYTLPVLLDVGTDNPGLLSDPLYLGWRHERLKGAEYQEFIDLFVKAITKRFPNVLIQWEDFSKQNAQPLLERYKHHYCCFNDDIQGTAGVVTAGILAAIKGTDSDLKHHRLVIYGGGSAGIGVAHLITRAMVKDGMSEEDAKSRIFVLGRNGLAHTKSEGLDDLKKRYAQEAIVIEKWGVKNMQNISLHETIEHAKPTILIGTSAQPGSFTEELVVEMKKHVARPIIFPLSNPTSKSEALPEDLMKWTRGQALIATGSPFPPVEFEGKKYTIGQCNNVFIFPGVGLGVIATGAKRVTDNMFLRAAEVLSRFAPILNNPFGSLFPRIKQLPVISKTIATEVGKVAIEEGVCDHPPEDVEKAVEKAYWQPKYPKIKRKK from the coding sequence ATGCCGGAGATCAAACGTTCATATGATAATAATGGGGAAGAAGTTATCGAAGTCGATATGCATCCTAAAGACATTTTGCACAATCCCATTTTGAACAAAGGAACTGGCTTTACTGAAGAAGAGCGGATCGATTTGGGCATTCACGGACTTCTTCCATACCACACTTCGACGATTGAAGAGCAAGTCGAAAGGAGATACGCTAATTTTCGCTCTAAAGAAAGTGAAATAGACAAGTACTCGTTTTTGATGGCACTCCAAGATCGGAACGAGACCTTATTTTTTAATCTCGTTTCTAAGCATGCTGAAGAAATGCTCCCCTATATTTATACCCCAACTGTTGGAGATGCTTCTTTAAACTTTAGTTATCTCTACAATCAAAACCGAGGAATTTATCTCTCCTATCCTTTTAAAGACCGTATGGATGAAATGGTGGCCCGCATTCCAAAAGAGCGGGTAGATGTGATTGTCGTTACAGATGGGGGACGGATTCTCGGGTTAGGGGATTTAGGAGTGGGAGGAATGGCAATTCCTGTAGGAAAACTTTCTCTCTACACACTCTTTGGTGGCATACATCCTGATTACACCTTGCCTGTTTTACTAGATGTCGGAACAGACAATCCCGGCCTCTTAAGTGACCCCCTATATCTTGGATGGAGACATGAACGACTAAAGGGAGCTGAGTACCAAGAATTCATCGACCTCTTTGTCAAAGCCATCACCAAGCGATTTCCCAATGTTTTGATCCAATGGGAAGATTTTTCCAAACAAAATGCGCAACCCCTCTTAGAGCGTTACAAACATCATTACTGCTGCTTTAACGACGACATCCAAGGAACAGCAGGTGTTGTAACTGCTGGGATTTTGGCAGCAATTAAAGGAACAGATTCGGATTTGAAACATCACAGACTTGTGATCTACGGGGGAGGATCAGCTGGAATTGGTGTTGCGCACCTAATCACTCGTGCGATGGTCAAAGATGGGATGTCTGAAGAAGATGCCAAGTCACGCATTTTTGTTCTCGGTCGAAATGGTCTTGCTCATACGAAGTCTGAAGGATTAGACGATCTGAAAAAGCGGTATGCTCAAGAAGCTATAGTGATTGAAAAGTGGGGAGTGAAGAATATGCAAAACATTTCCCTTCATGAAACAATCGAGCATGCAAAACCGACTATTCTCATTGGAACATCAGCGCAGCCCGGCTCATTTACCGAGGAGCTTGTTGTCGAAATGAAAAAGCATGTCGCAAGACCCATTATTTTCCCTCTTTCAAATCCGACTTCAAAATCAGAAGCTCTTCCGGAAGATCTCATGAAATGGACACGAGGGCAAGCGCTCATTGCAACGGGAAGCCCCTTTCCTCCAGTTGAATTCGAGGGAAAAAAGTACACTATTGGTCAATGCAACAATGTTTTCATTTTCCCTGGTGTTGGACTTGGTGTGATTGCAACGGGAGCCAAAAGAGTGACTGATAACATGTTCTTAAGAGCCGCAGAAGTGTTAAGTCGCTTTGCTCCGATTCTCAATAACCCTTTCGGTTCGCTTTTCCCACGCATCAAGCAACTTCCCGTCATTAGTAAGACGATTGCGACAGAGGTTGGTAAAGTGGCAATAGAGGAAGGGGTCTGTGACCATCCACCTGAAGACGTTGAAAAAGCTGTCGAAAAGGCTTATTGGCAACCGAAATATCCGAAGATTAAACGAAAAAAGTAA
- a CDS encoding Npt1/Npt2 family nucleotide transporter, which translates to MLRKKFASLKSELLSYSAVERLIVFCAMICSFCITAEYAVTKPTSNSIFITHYTVKWLPYAWLATVPLNLLVVSLYNRFLPILGCFRLFLFTIGLTVGVNVLSATCIGKIPFLPFVLYIWKDIYVLLMFQQLWSVIHAMTKMSRAKYLYGILFGIGGFGSIFGSMIPGFFAVKIGSEHLLFSSIPIYAIFVIAYFFLLKNSGFLHSHREDEKLRMGPKHASQGFQLIKSSRALKFILLVVVLMQLSTTVMDYQFNTFLQSRIPNQDLRTEFYGKLWGMINTLNLCLQFVASFLLVQFLGLRRSHVLIPGILLVNAVGYLIHPTFAMITYSFAVIKTFDYSIFNIIKEMLYVPLKTEEKFKAKAIIDVFAYRSAKALASVVVIALQIFCPLQLPYAFSWAHVIIFSIWIASVIFLLKEEKTEQEATLAI; encoded by the coding sequence ATGTTACGGAAAAAATTTGCGTCGCTTAAATCTGAATTACTAAGTTACTCTGCTGTCGAGAGGCTGATTGTCTTCTGCGCGATGATTTGCAGTTTTTGCATCACCGCTGAGTATGCGGTGACCAAACCAACGAGTAACTCCATTTTTATTACCCACTACACCGTCAAGTGGCTGCCCTATGCTTGGCTTGCGACAGTCCCTCTCAATCTCCTTGTAGTCAGCCTCTACAACCGCTTTCTTCCCATTTTGGGGTGCTTCCGCCTTTTCTTGTTTACGATTGGCTTGACCGTCGGGGTGAATGTCCTCTCTGCAACCTGCATTGGAAAAATTCCATTTCTCCCCTTTGTTCTCTATATCTGGAAAGACATTTACGTCCTCCTCATGTTTCAACAGCTTTGGTCGGTCATCCATGCAATGACCAAGATGTCTCGGGCAAAGTATCTTTATGGAATTTTGTTTGGGATTGGCGGCTTTGGTTCGATTTTTGGAAGCATGATTCCAGGATTTTTTGCTGTGAAAATTGGGTCAGAACACCTCCTTTTTTCCTCGATCCCCATCTACGCTATCTTTGTCATCGCCTACTTTTTCCTCCTCAAAAACAGTGGATTTCTCCATTCACATAGAGAAGACGAAAAGCTCAGGATGGGACCGAAACATGCCTCCCAAGGCTTTCAGCTTATCAAGAGCTCCCGTGCCTTAAAATTTATCCTTTTAGTCGTGGTCTTGATGCAGCTTTCGACCACAGTCATGGATTACCAGTTCAATACATTTTTGCAATCCCGGATTCCCAATCAAGATCTGAGGACGGAATTTTACGGCAAGCTTTGGGGGATGATCAATACCTTGAACCTCTGCTTGCAGTTTGTAGCGTCGTTTTTACTTGTCCAGTTTTTAGGACTGAGGCGAAGTCATGTCTTGATTCCAGGAATTCTCCTTGTGAACGCAGTTGGGTACTTGATCCATCCGACTTTTGCGATGATCACCTATTCATTTGCTGTGATCAAAACCTTTGACTATTCCATTTTCAATATCATCAAAGAGATGCTCTACGTTCCGCTCAAGACAGAAGAGAAGTTCAAAGCAAAAGCAATTATCGATGTTTTTGCCTATCGAAGTGCCAAAGCATTAGCATCTGTTGTTGTGATTGCATTGCAGATTTTCTGCCCCTTGCAACTTCCTTATGCCTTTTCATGGGCTCATGTGATTATCTTTTCCATCTGGATCGCTTCAGTGATCTTCCTTCTTAAAGAAGAAAAAACCGAACAAGAAGCAACCCTGGCTATTTAA
- a CDS encoding M48 family metallopeptidase, protein MKKFFVLVFVLMGVTVWGECPVIPTPVPAPTEAAVRFYKSGNVLWGIKALWSLVLPAVILFTGLSAKMRQFSRFLGRRAVWTFIIFIILYSILVEIVSFPLTYYSGFARLHEYGLSSQSFGRWFNHYFMSSWIDMGTSLIVFGVLYWLIAKSPKRWWLYMGLLMIPIQIFFQIVQPLYISPLFNKFGPMEDKQLEQKILNLAEKAGISESRVFEVDKSSDTKMMNAYVTGMGASKRIVLWDTIIKGMDEKELLFVMGHEMGHYVLHHIWWGILFTSGMAILVMALIFLASKFFLKTCSKAMGFTELKDVASFPLIMLLYGFFSLVFTPVQNLFSQMEEREADRFGLEITHYNHGAATGFLKLTSSNLGYPYPGTFYMLFRSSHPSIGSRIEFFNTYHPWCSGKPSYYQKYFKQGTETDTP, encoded by the coding sequence AACAGTTTGGGGGGAGTGCCCAGTCATTCCTACTCCGGTTCCTGCTCCAACTGAAGCGGCCGTACGCTTCTATAAATCAGGAAACGTTTTGTGGGGCATCAAAGCTCTTTGGAGTCTTGTCTTACCTGCTGTCATTCTCTTTACCGGCCTGTCAGCTAAGATGAGACAGTTTTCGAGATTTCTTGGAAGAAGAGCAGTTTGGACCTTCATTATCTTTATCATTCTTTATTCAATTTTAGTTGAGATTGTCTCATTTCCTCTTACTTATTATAGCGGCTTTGCCCGATTGCACGAATATGGCCTTTCTTCCCAATCGTTTGGCCGCTGGTTTAACCACTATTTTATGAGCTCTTGGATCGACATGGGAACGAGCTTGATTGTTTTTGGAGTGCTCTATTGGCTCATTGCCAAAAGTCCAAAAAGATGGTGGCTCTATATGGGTCTTCTCATGATTCCCATCCAAATCTTTTTCCAAATCGTTCAACCTCTTTACATTTCGCCTCTCTTTAATAAATTCGGTCCGATGGAAGACAAGCAGCTAGAGCAAAAGATCTTGAATCTAGCTGAAAAAGCAGGAATTTCTGAGAGCCGCGTTTTTGAAGTGGATAAAAGTTCTGATACGAAAATGATGAATGCTTATGTCACGGGGATGGGAGCTTCGAAGCGAATTGTCTTATGGGACACCATCATTAAGGGTATGGATGAAAAAGAGCTTCTTTTTGTCATGGGACATGAAATGGGCCACTATGTTCTCCACCATATTTGGTGGGGCATCCTCTTCACGTCTGGAATGGCGATCCTCGTCATGGCTCTCATCTTTCTCGCTTCAAAATTTTTCCTAAAAACCTGCTCAAAAGCGATGGGTTTTACAGAGCTTAAAGATGTGGCATCATTTCCTTTGATCATGCTTTTATACGGCTTTTTTTCCTTAGTTTTCACTCCTGTCCAAAACCTATTTTCTCAGATGGAAGAGAGAGAAGCAGACCGTTTCGGCCTTGAAATCACTCATTACAATCATGGAGCAGCAACAGGGTTTTTAAAGCTTACAAGCTCCAACTTAGGTTACCCCTATCCCGGAACCTTTTACATGCTCTTCCGCTCGTCTCACCCCTCCATTGGTTCACGTATTGAATTTTTCAATACCTACCATCCCTGGTGCAGTGGGAAGCCCTCTTACTATCAAAAATATTTTAAACAGGGGACTGAAACTGATACTCCATGA